A genomic stretch from Actinomadura rubteroloni includes:
- a CDS encoding sugar phosphate nucleotidyltransferase — MTVHVVVLAGGAGTRLWPLSRAHRPKFLLDPGTGQPPLANALARAVQLADPEHVRIVTGRAHAADVRAVAAPFGVTRVLVEPLARDTAAAVAFGVASVDDPGAIVVSMPADQLVASGAQTWRDVLGEAVRAAAGGALVCVGVVPDRPATAYGYAHAPAGTGDGARPVAAFHEKPDAATAASYLAAGGFYWNTAIMAFRAATFAGLVRDHAPSLVPVLSGATTWDDLPRVAVEPAVVEPAAADGRVLLVPARLRWNDIGSWTDFPGASGGVVAVDADGCRVLSGDRRYALLGVRDLLVVDAGDVVLVADRARDQDLRRLVGEVAARWPDLL; from the coding sequence GTGACCGTCCACGTCGTCGTCCTCGCGGGCGGCGCCGGGACCCGGCTGTGGCCGCTCAGCCGCGCGCACCGCCCGAAGTTCCTCCTCGACCCCGGCACCGGGCAGCCGCCGCTGGCGAACGCGCTGGCCAGGGCGGTGCAGCTCGCCGATCCCGAGCACGTCCGGATCGTGACGGGACGCGCGCACGCCGCCGACGTCCGCGCGGTCGCCGCGCCGTTCGGCGTGACGCGCGTGCTCGTGGAACCGCTCGCGCGGGACACGGCGGCGGCCGTCGCGTTCGGCGTCGCGTCGGTGGACGATCCCGGCGCGATCGTCGTGTCCATGCCCGCCGACCAGCTCGTCGCGTCCGGCGCGCAGACGTGGCGGGACGTGCTCGGGGAGGCCGTCCGCGCGGCGGCCGGGGGCGCGCTGGTCTGCGTCGGGGTCGTCCCGGACCGTCCGGCGACCGCCTACGGCTACGCGCACGCCCCGGCCGGCACGGGCGACGGCGCACGCCCGGTCGCGGCGTTCCATGAGAAACCGGACGCCGCGACGGCCGCGTCCTACCTCGCGGCGGGCGGCTTCTACTGGAACACGGCGATCATGGCGTTCCGGGCGGCGACGTTCGCCGGGCTCGTCCGCGACCACGCGCCGTCCCTCGTCCCGGTGCTGTCCGGCGCCACGACCTGGGACGACCTGCCGCGCGTCGCCGTCGAACCCGCGGTCGTGGAGCCCGCCGCCGCCGACGGGCGGGTGCTGCTCGTCCCGGCGCGCCTCCGCTGGAACGACATCGGCTCGTGGACGGACTTCCCCGGCGCGTCCGGCGGCGTCGTGGCGGTCGACGCCGACGGCTGCCGCGTCCTGTCCGGCGACCGCCGCTACGCGCTGCTCGGCGTGCGCGACCTGCTCGTCGTGGACGCCGGGGACGTCGTGCTCGTCGCCGACCGCGCCCGCGACCAGGACCTGCGGCGGCTCGTCGGGGAGGTCGCCGCGCGCTGGCCCGACCTGCTCTGA
- a CDS encoding cytochrome P450, with product MGSVERYPFWAGAGEIAPEFVRRLRAAPLDAVELPSGDRAWLAVRYDDVAEVLASRAFTRNLTYPGAPRVAADFDVSDLPGAILNLDPPEHTRVRRLVAGAFTPRLVERQRPRIRAVCGELLDGLANPADLIDAFAFPMPMVVICEMLGVPRTDLDRFRDWSSAYVSLSAHPLEERVAALEQLQEYAREMIRRRRAAPGDGLLDALIRARDEEDRLSEDELVLMTFSLIVAGHEATTAALSRGVFRLLVTGRYADLADDPGRVPAAVEEILRHDPPADAAFLRVATEDVRLPSGRVRAGEAVLAVTSAANRDPAKFDRPDVFDIARPTADHLAFGRGPHYCLGASLARAELQIALAELVTRFPRLRLAVPPGSIEWRTGSLMLGPTTLPVEH from the coding sequence ATGGGATCAGTGGAGCGTTATCCGTTCTGGGCCGGGGCGGGCGAAATCGCGCCGGAATTCGTCCGGCGGCTGAGGGCGGCGCCGCTGGACGCCGTCGAGTTGCCGAGCGGTGATCGGGCGTGGCTCGCCGTGCGGTACGACGACGTCGCCGAGGTGCTCGCGAGCCGGGCCTTCACGCGGAACCTCACCTATCCGGGGGCGCCGCGCGTCGCGGCGGACTTCGACGTCTCCGATCTGCCCGGCGCCATCCTCAATCTGGATCCGCCGGAGCACACGCGGGTGCGCAGGCTCGTTGCCGGCGCGTTCACGCCCCGGCTGGTCGAACGGCAGCGGCCCCGAATCCGGGCTGTCTGCGGGGAGCTGCTGGACGGGCTGGCGAATCCCGCCGACCTCATCGACGCCTTCGCCTTTCCCATGCCGATGGTGGTCATCTGCGAGATGCTCGGCGTCCCCCGCACCGATCTGGACCGGTTCCGCGACTGGTCCAGCGCGTACGTGTCGCTTTCGGCGCACCCGCTGGAGGAGCGCGTCGCGGCGCTCGAACAGCTCCAGGAGTACGCGCGCGAGATGATCCGGCGGCGGCGGGCCGCGCCCGGCGACGGGCTGCTCGACGCGCTGATCCGCGCCCGCGACGAGGAGGACCGGCTCAGCGAGGACGAACTCGTCCTGATGACGTTCAGCCTCATCGTCGCCGGGCACGAGGCGACCACGGCGGCGCTGTCCAGGGGCGTGTTCCGGCTGCTCGTGACCGGCCGGTACGCGGACCTCGCCGACGATCCGGGCCGCGTCCCGGCCGCCGTCGAGGAGATCCTGCGCCACGATCCGCCCGCCGACGCCGCGTTCCTGCGCGTCGCGACCGAGGACGTGCGCCTGCCGTCCGGACGGGTCCGCGCCGGGGAAGCCGTCCTCGCCGTCACGTCCGCCGCGAATCGGGACCCGGCGAAGTTCGACCGGCCGGACGTGTTCGACATCGCCCGGCCCACCGCCGACCACCTCGCCTTCGGGCGCGGCCCGCACTACTGCCTCGGCGCGAGCCTGGCGCGCGCCGAACTCCAGATCGCGCTGGCCGAACTGGTGACGCGGTTCCCCCGGCTGCGGCTCGCCGTCCCGCCCGGCTCGATCGAGTGGCGCACCGGGTCGCTCATGCTCGGTCCGACGACGCTCCCGGTGGAGCACTGA
- a CDS encoding thiamine pyrophosphate-dependent enzyme: MEPPTTPATCLDVAAAVAGATGRVLAVAGRPVTHLAETLSDLPDFEWAVGEKSAVESAVGLSAAGVRSCAVMKHNGLAAALDPLANAAVHGIGAGLVVVSGDDLDAAASTTLNDSRALGRLAGLPVLDPAGAGDARAAVRDAFLLSERTGVPVIVRVTSALHADCGDGRLRARPGPADAGGRVDRTVAHRLTKLGRHQHRRLVVQPAVQAELDGHTTATCAETCDDAVIAVGAAQRHVTGAGCLLRVRAGWPLPVPAVAFADRHARVLVVEEPLPFAEHLIREAAADRTRVRGRLTGHLPPEGSLSPDLLRRAWADPPGTWTDIAHKPDDQPPPRRYATLYAALAGLDVFVAADVGSSIRLCYPPYSAAEVALGLGSAVAVAGGAARTGRPAIGVIGDYALLHSGMESLLDTALRRLPVLVTVLANGTQAQTGGQPVPPVDLRRLAGALSIGVVDEWEHAALDVAATRRRLAGLLAGPLPALALVRDAA; this comes from the coding sequence ATGGAACCCCCGACGACCCCCGCCACCTGCCTCGACGTCGCGGCGGCCGTCGCCGGCGCGACCGGACGCGTCCTCGCGGTCGCGGGGCGGCCGGTCACCCACCTCGCCGAGACGCTGAGCGACCTGCCGGACTTCGAGTGGGCGGTCGGGGAGAAGAGCGCCGTCGAGTCGGCGGTCGGGCTGTCGGCGGCGGGCGTCCGGTCCTGCGCGGTGATGAAGCACAACGGGCTCGCGGCGGCCCTGGACCCGCTCGCCAACGCCGCCGTCCACGGCATCGGGGCCGGACTGGTCGTGGTGTCCGGGGACGATCTCGACGCCGCCGCGTCCACCACGCTCAACGACTCGCGCGCGCTCGGCCGTCTTGCCGGGCTACCCGTCCTCGACCCGGCGGGGGCCGGCGACGCGCGCGCGGCGGTGCGCGACGCGTTTTTGCTTTCGGAGCGGACGGGCGTGCCGGTCATCGTCCGGGTGACGTCCGCGCTGCACGCCGACTGCGGCGACGGCCGTCTGCGGGCGCGGCCGGGTCCGGCGGACGCGGGCGGCCGGGTGGACCGGACGGTCGCCCACCGGCTGACGAAACTGGGCCGCCACCAGCACCGGCGCCTGGTCGTCCAGCCCGCCGTCCAGGCCGAACTGGACGGCCACACGACCGCCACCTGCGCGGAGACCTGCGACGACGCGGTGATCGCCGTCGGCGCGGCCCAGCGGCACGTCACCGGCGCCGGATGCCTGCTCCGCGTCCGCGCGGGCTGGCCGCTGCCCGTCCCGGCCGTCGCGTTCGCCGACCGGCACGCCCGCGTGCTCGTCGTGGAGGAGCCGCTGCCGTTCGCCGAGCACCTGATCCGCGAGGCCGCCGCCGACCGGACGCGGGTGCGCGGCAGGCTCACCGGCCACCTCCCGCCCGAGGGCTCGCTGTCACCGGACCTGCTCCGCCGCGCCTGGGCCGACCCGCCCGGCACCTGGACCGACATCGCGCACAAACCGGACGACCAGCCGCCGCCGCGCCGCTACGCCACCCTCTACGCGGCGCTCGCCGGGCTGGACGTCTTCGTCGCCGCCGACGTCGGCTCGTCCATCCGCCTCTGTTACCCGCCCTACTCCGCCGCCGAGGTCGCGCTCGGCCTCGGGTCCGCCGTCGCGGTCGCGGGCGGCGCGGCCCGCACCGGACGCCCCGCCATCGGCGTCATCGGCGACTACGCCCTGCTGCACAGCGGCATGGAATCGCTGCTGGACACGGCCCTGCGGCGCCTGCCGGTGCTCGTGACCGTCCTCGCCAACGGGACGCAGGCGCAGACCGGCGGCCAGCCGGTCCCGCCCGTCGACCTGCGGCGGCTCGCCGGGGCGCTGTCGATCGGCGTCGTGGACGAGTGGGAGCACGCCGCGCTCGACGTCGCCGCGACCCGGCGGCGGCTGGCCGGGCTGCTCGCCGGGCCGCTGCCCGCGCTGGCGCTGGTCCGGGACGCGGCGTGA
- the pglW gene encoding BREX system serine/threonine kinase PglW, with protein sequence MREGRWTTVTESEFDHERRGLEAIRALLPDADPWYAWSNFSFTSRQGRVREVDLLVITPTGLVMVELKNWHGRLGFDGGTWVQFRPSGSRQNHGNPFHLVDQKSKELAGLIRSKGEKAWVSPAVCFTEKSLRIELPENDRNGVHLGAEALVEALNERRRDARRQINGPDAKKIKEALGRVGIKKSLASFNVGPYRMHGKPLDTGPGWVDYSARHGDLEDPARIRIYLRSDEPVESVEAVARREAAVLRRFRHPGVVQFRDLYVSGHRAGPALAFDYTPGTLRLDAYLARYGDRLDLLDRLTLVRQLAETVRSAHSQRVWHRALAAGSVHVVPRVGDGTDPTGDAAWLRPRLQISEWQIALARGGRISRLVPSSLSSFPVADDAEPYLAPELTALRPDPVMIDVYGLGALAYLLVTGQAPGASQSDVIGRLEASGGLRPSAVLDDLGTDLDDFIHQATHKNPDERPSTVDEFLGLLDVVEEALTRPSDDPVRNDEPDKDPLDAVTGDVLAGRWEVRRKLGRGATGLALLVRDLAHDPARRGSRPYVVLKAAVTEQAADTLRREAEVMGRLDSATGIIRLIEPEPLVVGGRTVLVIEYVGDERGLDDDSGTGSKPSRFRYETVGRQIQAHGRLPVDQLESYGDYLFAAVDSLESEGIWHRDLKPDNIAIRVRRNRSKELLLIDFSHAGLPANHIESGTEGFLDPFLGSITRSSYDGHAERYSLAVTLHYMASREMPEWGGGRVTAPQTDPVEWPFPTIATEAFDPAIRDGLTAFFQKALHRDLGERFSDLKPMRDMWRRVFLDARTTTPSTPAGTDEEGTETVEQLRDRLAEVATRDTNLASSGLSEVAQSILFGLGLTTVGDLLDYSQRTLVNARGMGPKTRTEIQRRQREWGDRLGRSVPSPISSEGRADARRERAETGSADKRVAGTDTADAALRSLSLDPLVALFVPELRTNGVNRKEREMVRLLLRIPDEHGEPADIPAWPNQREVAEQIGLSTGRVPQMLKAQRARWKKASEVRDLRAQIIELLEEHDRIASVAEIADVLVRVRGTWQVGTNRRAMALAAVRAVIEVEQVNPDAAEFRHVANRRATDPAVAAGLLALEVRDGDDPDTPSAPGLLDYAQRLGKVADRLAKQESIPTATTVLAELNAITRPAGTIAWEDARLVQIAAAASSNAAASPRLEIYPRDLPLVRALRLTQAGLVPVVPGRLIDQQPGLTVEQIHERVLARFPEIAGGRSLPTGTSLTKELHEAGFNLKLGTHAETGQTRYVPADFGERSTSWASGVRRGPTSATRITRYHSDPALAAAARAEDQLVAAASRDGFRVLTVRMMLFSEALEELTGSPGDASAQNNTPGGRFGGTEVSATRLFLDALHSLTAPGKRPTWETILRADNAEPNEKSAHKFAEYATTALGRVEPHLCNLLASGNGPIILTDATVFAHYNAMDTLSRIADAARSGKRGLWLVCPQSDPAREPRLGRRAVPYQPALSEWVELNDHWARNRHRSEEVAPEEERSA encoded by the coding sequence ATGCGCGAGGGTCGGTGGACGACGGTCACCGAGTCGGAGTTCGATCACGAACGCCGCGGCCTCGAAGCGATCCGCGCGCTGCTGCCCGACGCCGACCCCTGGTACGCGTGGTCCAACTTCTCCTTCACCTCCCGCCAGGGCCGGGTCCGCGAGGTGGACCTGCTGGTCATCACGCCCACCGGGCTGGTGATGGTCGAGCTGAAGAACTGGCACGGCCGCCTGGGATTCGACGGCGGGACCTGGGTGCAGTTCAGGCCGTCCGGGTCGCGCCAGAACCACGGCAACCCGTTCCATCTGGTGGACCAGAAGTCCAAAGAACTGGCCGGGCTGATCCGCAGCAAAGGCGAGAAGGCGTGGGTTTCGCCCGCGGTGTGCTTCACCGAGAAGTCGCTGCGGATCGAGCTTCCGGAGAACGACCGCAACGGGGTCCACCTCGGCGCGGAGGCGCTGGTCGAGGCGCTGAACGAACGGCGTCGCGACGCGCGGCGTCAGATCAACGGGCCGGACGCCAAAAAGATCAAAGAAGCGCTGGGCCGTGTCGGGATCAAGAAAAGCCTCGCCAGTTTCAACGTCGGCCCCTATCGCATGCACGGTAAACCGCTGGACACCGGACCGGGCTGGGTCGACTATTCCGCCCGGCACGGCGATCTGGAAGACCCGGCGCGCATCCGCATCTACCTGCGCTCGGACGAGCCGGTCGAGTCCGTCGAGGCGGTCGCGCGCCGGGAGGCGGCCGTCCTGCGCCGGTTCCGGCACCCGGGCGTCGTCCAGTTCCGCGACCTCTACGTGTCCGGACACCGGGCCGGGCCTGCGCTCGCGTTCGACTACACGCCGGGAACGCTCCGATTGGACGCCTACCTCGCCCGGTACGGCGACCGGCTCGACCTGCTGGACCGGCTGACCCTGGTGCGGCAGCTCGCCGAGACCGTCCGGTCCGCCCATTCCCAGCGCGTGTGGCACCGAGCGCTCGCGGCCGGATCCGTCCACGTCGTTCCACGTGTCGGCGACGGCACCGACCCGACGGGCGACGCGGCGTGGCTCCGGCCACGGCTGCAGATCTCCGAGTGGCAGATCGCGCTGGCCCGGGGCGGCAGGATCTCGCGGCTCGTCCCGTCGTCCCTGTCGTCGTTCCCCGTCGCGGACGACGCCGAGCCGTACCTGGCGCCCGAGCTGACGGCCCTGCGCCCCGACCCGGTGATGATCGACGTCTACGGGCTCGGCGCGCTCGCCTACCTGCTGGTGACCGGGCAGGCGCCCGGCGCGAGCCAGTCCGACGTGATCGGGCGGCTGGAGGCGTCGGGCGGGCTGCGGCCGAGCGCCGTGCTGGACGACCTGGGCACCGATCTGGACGACTTCATCCACCAGGCCACACACAAGAACCCCGACGAACGACCGTCGACGGTCGATGAGTTCCTGGGCCTGCTCGACGTGGTCGAGGAGGCGCTGACACGTCCGTCCGACGACCCGGTGCGCAACGACGAGCCGGACAAGGACCCGCTGGACGCGGTGACGGGCGACGTCCTCGCCGGCCGCTGGGAGGTCCGCCGCAAGCTGGGCCGCGGTGCCACGGGGCTCGCGCTGCTCGTCCGGGACCTCGCGCACGACCCCGCGCGGCGCGGCTCGCGACCGTACGTGGTGCTCAAGGCGGCGGTGACGGAGCAGGCCGCCGACACGCTGCGCCGCGAAGCCGAGGTGATGGGACGGCTGGACTCCGCCACCGGGATCATCCGCCTGATCGAGCCCGAGCCGCTGGTGGTCGGGGGCCGGACGGTCCTGGTGATCGAGTACGTCGGCGACGAGCGCGGCCTCGACGACGACTCCGGGACCGGCAGCAAACCGTCCCGGTTCCGCTACGAAACAGTGGGCCGCCAGATCCAGGCGCACGGCCGGCTGCCGGTCGACCAACTCGAATCCTATGGCGACTATCTCTTCGCCGCCGTGGACTCCCTGGAGAGCGAAGGCATCTGGCACCGCGACCTCAAGCCGGACAACATCGCCATCCGAGTGCGGCGGAACCGCTCAAAAGAACTCCTGCTCATCGACTTCTCCCACGCCGGCCTGCCCGCCAACCACATCGAATCAGGCACCGAGGGGTTCCTTGACCCGTTCCTCGGCTCCATTACCCGCTCGTCCTACGACGGACATGCCGAGCGTTATTCACTGGCTGTGACCTTGCATTACATGGCGTCACGAGAAATGCCGGAATGGGGCGGTGGCCGGGTCACCGCGCCGCAGACGGACCCGGTCGAGTGGCCGTTCCCGACCATCGCGACCGAGGCGTTCGACCCGGCGATCCGGGACGGCCTGACGGCGTTCTTCCAGAAGGCGCTGCACCGGGATCTCGGCGAACGCTTCAGCGACCTCAAGCCGATGCGGGACATGTGGCGCCGCGTGTTCCTGGACGCCCGGACGACCACACCGTCCACCCCGGCGGGCACGGACGAGGAGGGCACCGAGACGGTCGAGCAGTTGCGCGACCGGCTCGCCGAGGTGGCGACCCGCGACACCAACTTGGCCTCGTCGGGCCTGTCGGAGGTCGCCCAGTCCATCCTGTTCGGCCTCGGGCTGACGACCGTCGGCGACCTGCTGGACTACTCCCAGCGCACTCTCGTCAACGCACGCGGAATGGGTCCGAAGACCCGGACCGAGATTCAGCGACGCCAACGGGAATGGGGCGATCGCCTGGGCCGGAGCGTCCCGTCCCCGATCTCCAGCGAAGGCCGGGCCGACGCCCGCCGCGAACGCGCCGAAACCGGCTCGGCCGACAAGCGCGTAGCCGGAACCGACACCGCGGACGCCGCGCTGCGCTCGCTGAGCCTGGATCCGCTCGTCGCACTTTTCGTCCCGGAACTGCGAACGAACGGCGTGAACCGCAAGGAACGCGAGATGGTGCGGCTCCTGCTGCGCATCCCCGACGAGCACGGCGAGCCGGCCGACATCCCGGCATGGCCGAACCAGCGGGAGGTGGCCGAACAGATCGGTCTGAGCACCGGCCGCGTCCCGCAGATGCTCAAGGCCCAGCGCGCCCGATGGAAAAAGGCATCCGAGGTACGAGACCTGCGCGCCCAGATCATCGAACTGCTCGAAGAGCACGACCGGATCGCATCGGTAGCCGAGATCGCCGACGTCCTGGTCCGCGTCCGAGGCACCTGGCAGGTCGGAACGAACCGGCGCGCGATGGCTCTGGCCGCCGTCCGCGCAGTGATCGAAGTAGAACAAGTCAACCCGGACGCAGCGGAGTTCCGCCACGTCGCCAACCGCCGCGCGACCGACCCGGCCGTGGCGGCGGGCCTGCTGGCCCTCGAAGTACGCGACGGCGACGACCCGGACACCCCATCAGCACCCGGCCTGCTCGACTACGCGCAGCGCCTGGGCAAGGTCGCCGACCGCCTGGCGAAACAAGAAAGCATCCCGACAGCGACAACGGTCCTCGCCGAACTCAACGCCATCACGCGTCCTGCGGGCACCATCGCCTGGGAGGACGCGCGGCTGGTGCAAATAGCAGCCGCCGCGTCATCAAACGCCGCCGCAAGCCCCCGCCTGGAGATCTACCCGCGCGACCTGCCCCTGGTACGAGCACTACGCCTCACCCAGGCCGGCCTGGTCCCGGTGGTACCGGGAAGGCTCATTGATCAGCAGCCGGGCCTTACGGTCGAACAGATCCACGAAAGAGTCCTGGCACGCTTCCCTGAAATAGCCGGCGGCCGCTCCCTGCCGACAGGTACGTCCCTGACGAAGGAACTGCACGAAGCGGGCTTCAACCTCAAGCTAGGGACGCACGCGGAGACGGGACAGACGCGCTACGTCCCAGCGGACTTCGGTGAACGCTCGACCAGTTGGGCGAGCGGTGTCCGACGCGGTCCCACGTCCGCCACACGGATAACGCGCTACCACAGCGATCCCGCACTGGCTGCGGCAGCACGAGCCGAAGACCAGCTCGTCGCCGCAGCCTCACGCGATGGATTCCGCGTCCTGACCGTCCGGATGATGCTGTTCTCAGAAGCACTCGAAGAACTAACAGGCAGCCCCGGCGACGCCTCAGCCCAGAACAACACCCCAGGCGGCCGGTTCGGTGGTACCGAAGTATCTGCCACGCGACTCTTCTTGGACGCCCTGCACAGCCTCACCGCCCCAGGAAAAAGACCGACCTGGGAAACGATTTTGCGGGCCGACAACGCCGAGCCGAACGAGAAGTCCGCACACAAGTTCGCCGAGTACGCGACAACCGCTCTGGGCAGAGTAGAGCCGCACCTCTGCAACCTCCTGGCATCAGGAAATGGTCCGATCATCCTGACCGACGCCACAGTCTTCGCCCATTACAACGCAATGGACACGCTGTCCCGTATAGCAGACGCGGCACGATCAGGAAAACGCGGCCTATGGCTCGTTTGCCCGCAAAGCGACCCGGCCCGCGAACCCCGCCTAGGCCGCCGCGCAGTCCCCTACCAGCCAGCGCTCTCCGAGTGGGTTGAACTCAATGACCACTGGGCTCGAAATCGTCACAGATCAGAGGAAGTAGCCCCGGAAGAGGAGAGGTCTGCGTGA
- a CDS encoding anti-sigma factor RsbA family regulatory protein, whose product MGHARGAVGFWHPALFYRGDAQFLDGCLPFVRDGVLAGDPVAVAVPAARLALLEKALRADVGPDADHVRFLDMGRAGRNPAWIIPGVLRDFADRHPHERVRIIGEPIWQGRSELEYPACAQHEALINMAFTGRNVAILCPYDADDLDDRALADAARTHPVLLDRDAEWDSDEYAPEAVVDGYNRPLPPAPADAATLPFDWDVFERCRAFALERSAAAGLSDERGRDAELAVSELVANSIVHGGGTGVLAAWREGDLAAFEVRDSGHIADPLAGRRPADPLTPGGRGILLVNRMADLVRVHTTAAGTTVRIFFAR is encoded by the coding sequence GTGGGACACGCCAGGGGAGCAGTCGGTTTCTGGCACCCCGCGCTGTTCTACCGCGGTGACGCACAGTTCCTCGACGGTTGCCTTCCGTTCGTCCGCGACGGCGTCCTCGCGGGCGACCCGGTGGCCGTCGCGGTCCCGGCGGCGCGGCTGGCGCTGCTGGAGAAGGCGCTGCGCGCGGACGTCGGCCCCGACGCCGACCACGTCCGCTTCCTCGACATGGGCCGCGCCGGGCGCAACCCCGCGTGGATCATCCCCGGCGTCCTGCGCGACTTCGCCGACCGCCACCCGCACGAGCGCGTCCGGATCATCGGCGAGCCGATCTGGCAGGGCCGCTCCGAGCTGGAGTACCCGGCCTGCGCCCAGCACGAAGCACTGATCAACATGGCGTTCACCGGCCGGAACGTCGCGATCCTCTGCCCCTACGACGCCGACGATCTGGACGACCGGGCGCTCGCCGACGCGGCCCGCACCCACCCCGTCCTCCTCGACCGCGACGCCGAGTGGGACAGCGACGAGTACGCGCCCGAGGCCGTGGTGGACGGCTACAACCGTCCGCTCCCGCCCGCCCCCGCCGACGCGGCGACGCTCCCGTTCGACTGGGACGTGTTCGAGCGCTGCCGCGCCTTCGCCCTGGAGCGGTCGGCGGCGGCCGGGCTGAGCGACGAGCGCGGACGCGACGCCGAGCTGGCCGTGAGCGAGCTGGTCGCGAACTCGATCGTCCACGGCGGCGGCACCGGCGTCCTCGCGGCGTGGCGGGAGGGGGACCTCGCGGCGTTCGAGGTCCGTGACAGCGGGCACATCGCCGATCCGCTGGCCGGACGGCGCCCGGCGGACCCGCTGACGCCGGGCGGACGCGGGATCCTGCTGGTCAACCGCATGGCGGACCTGGTGCGCGTCCACACGACCGCCGCCGGGACGACCGTCCGGATCTTCTTCGCGCGCTGA